The following coding sequences are from one Epinephelus fuscoguttatus linkage group LG7, E.fuscoguttatus.final_Chr_v1 window:
- the cacna1fb gene encoding calcium channel, voltage-dependent, L type, alpha 1F subunit, which yields MMKIGCCRTLRRWNRVCRRNCRTAVKSVTFYWLVLLLVFLNTSLSASEHYNQPDWLTQVQDIANKVLLSLFTVEMLLKMYSLGLAHYFVAFFNRFDCFVVCGGIMETILVELEIMPPLGISVLRCVRLLRIFKVTRHWTALSNLVASLLNSMKSIASLLLLLFLFLIIFALLGMQLFGGKFNFDETQTKRSTFDAFPQALLTCFQILTGEDWNVVMYDGIMAYGGPVFPGMIVCVYFVILFICGNYILLNVFLAIAVDNLAGGDGDDKKKEKKAEGAEEGEAGVEEGEEEEAKVDIDEDTEYEEEEELPEGEDDGGVQLKMADLAPPKEKVLPIPEGSAFFCLSKTNPIRVACHTLIHHHIFTNLILVFIILSSCSLAAEDPIRAHSFRNNILGYADYAFTSIFTVEILLKMTVHGAFLHQGSFCRNWFNLLDLLVVSVSLVSFFLHSSAISVVKILRVLRVLRPLRAINRAKGLKHVVQCVFVAIRTIGNIMIVTTLLQFMFACIGVQLFKGKFYRCTDEAKHTPEQCKGTFVVYKDGDVNLPMVRERIWQNSDFNFDNVLMGMMALFTVSTFEGWPALLYKAIDANGENSGPIYNYRVEISIFFIVYIIIIAFFMMNIFVGFVIITFREQGEQEYKNCELDKNQRQCVEYALKAQPLKLYIPKNPVQYKFWSIINSTGFEYVMFVLILLNTVTLAVQHYEQSKTFSYIMDILNMVFTGLFTVEMLLKLLALRLRHYFVDAWNSFDALIVVGSVVDIVVTEFSSGEDSSRVSITFFRLFRVMRLVKLLSKGEGIRTLLWTFIKSLQALPYVALLIAMIFFIYAVIGMQTFGKVAMQDHTQINRNNNFQTFPQAVLLLFRCATGEAWQEIMLASLPGKRCDPESDYEPGEEFSCGSNFAIVYFISFFMLCAFLIINLFVAVIMDNFDYLTRDWSILGPHHLDEFKRIWSEYDPEAKGRIKHLDVVALLRRIQPPLGFGKLCPHRVACKRLVAMNMPLNSDGMVTFNATLFALVRTALKIKTEGNPDQENEELRGIIKKIWKRMKPKLLDEVIPPHEEEEVTVGKFYATFLIQDYFRKFRKRKEKGNLTGEPDATNPSAVQLCKAGLKTLQDLGPEMRLALNEDLEEEDEAMMEDEEMEEDAAYEGENGFGPEKDRRGSILTTPTGPGGVVGDGGVSNGGLVHRVGSLTKMPNGSERDEHIRRGDNMRSSINHHHQRRPSVRNGLLDHKRPSYHKYARRDSRDRYWRNGDMEAYGEQGYYSREEDNDSITSRDRHYPEEPPLYRDHYDGHAPYTNSSYGNGYNEGRRTTRRRLLPATPTGRKPSFNIQCLRRQGSSDDLPIPGTYHPTSPPRRTRTQTFSSYESRHSSGRSSAASSASWANPCPRRGRLLYAPLILVEEEGSPTWGGGGGGGGGGEVKKGGAGRAPPPYRAYTTLRVPSQLGAQLTEKRGSADSLVEAVLISEGLGLYARDPKFVAFAKREIADACHMTVDEMESAASDLLGTGSHSFLSSVAADPAALYSDEEPIRTGHDEDELADEMTCVTSF from the exons ATGATGAAGATCGGCTGCTG TCGGACGCTGCGTCGGTGGAATCGAGTCTGTCGCAGGAACTGTCGCACTGCCGTCAAATCGGTGACGTTCTATTGGCTGGTTCTGCTGCTCGTCTTCCTCAACACCTCCCTCAGTGCCTCCGAGCACTACAACcaacctgattggctgacacaAGTgcaag ACATCGCCAACAAGGTGCTGCTGTCTCTGTTCACGGTGGAGATGCTGCTGAAGATGTACAGTTTGGGTCTGGCTCATTACTTCGTGGCGTTCTTTAACCGCTTCGACTGTTTCGTGGTGTGTGGCGGCATCATGGAGACCATCCTGGTGGAGCTGGAGATCATGCCTCCTCTGGGGATCTCAGTGCTGCGCTGCGTCCGCCTGCTGAGGATCTTCAAGGTCACACG CCATTGGACGGCTCTGTCCAACCTGGTGGCGTCCCTGCTGAACTCCATGAAGTCCATCgcctccctgctgctgctgctcttcctcttcctcatcatctTCGCTCTGCTCGGCATGCAGCTGTTCGGAGGGAAGTTCAACTTTGACGAGACGCAGACCAAACGCAGCACCTTCGACGCCTTCCCACAGGCGCTGCTCACCTGCTTCCAG ATTCTGACCGGTGAGGACTGGAACGTGGTCATGTACGACGGCATCATGGCGTACGGAGGGCCGGTGTTTCCAGGGATGATCGTCTGCGTTTACTTTGTCATCCTCTTCATCTGTGGTAACT ACATCCTGTTGAACGTCTTCTTGGCCATCGCCGTGGACAACCTGGCAGGAGGAGACGGAGACGACAAGAAGAAAGA GAAGAAGGCGGAGGGAGCGGAGGAGGGGGAGGCTGGAgtagaagaaggagaagaagaggaagcgAAG GTGGACATCGATGAAGACACCGAgtacgaggaggaggaggagcttccTGAAGGAGAAGACG atGGAGGAGTCCAGTTGAAGATGGCCGACCTGGCTCCTCCTAAAGAGAAGGTTCTTCCAATCCCAGAAGGCAGTGCGTTTTTCTGCCTCAGCAAAACAAACCC catcCGTGTGGCCTGTCACACTCTGATCCACCACCACATCTTCACCAACCTCATCCTCGTCTTCATCATCCTCAGCAGCTGCTCATTGGCTGCCGAGGATCCAATCAGAGCGCACTCCTTCAGGAACAAC attCTGGGTTATGCAGACTACGCCTTCACCTCCATCTTCACCGTGGAGATTCtgttaaag ATGACGGTCCACGGAGCGTTCCTCCATCAGGGCTCCTTCTGCAGGAACTGGTTCAACCTGCTGGATCTGCTGGTCGTCAGCGTGTCTCTGGTCTCCTTCTTCCTGCA ctccaGTGCCATCTCAGTAGTGAAGATCCTCCGAGTCCTGCGAGTGCTCCGACCTCTGAGAGCCATCAACAGAGCCAAAGGACTGAAG CATgtggtgcagtgtgtgtttgtggcgaTCAGGACGATCGGGAACATCATGATTGTCACGACGCTGCTTCAGTTCATGTTCGCCTGCATCGGAGTCCAACTCTTCAAG ggTAAATTTTATCGCTGCACAGATGAAGCCAAACACACTCCTGAACAGTGCAA agggACCTTCGTGGTGTATAAAGACGGAGACGTGAACCTGCCGATGGTCAGAGAGAGGATCTGGCAGAACAGTGACTTTAACTTTGATAACGTGTTGATGGGGATGATGGCGCTCTTCACCGTCTCCACCTTCGAGGGCTGGCCCGC GCTGCTGTATAAAGCCATCGATGCTAACGGGGAGAACTCTGGTCCCATCTACAACTACCGGGTGGAGATCTCCATCTTCTTCATCGtctacatcatcatcatcgcctTCTTCATGATGAACATCTTCGTGGGTTTTGTCATCATCACGTTCAGAGAGCAGGGAGAGCAGGAGTACAAGAACTGTGAGCTGGACAAGAACCAG CGTCAGTGTGTGGAGTACGCTCTGAAGGCTCAGCCACTGAAACTTTACATCCCAAAGAACCCGGTTCAGTATAAGTTCTGGTCCATCATCAACTCCACAGGATTCGAGTACGTCATGTTCGTCCTCATCCTGCTCAACACCGTCACACTGGCTGTCCAG CACTACGAACAGTCTAAAACTTTCAGCTACATCATGGACATCCTCAACATGGTGTTCACCGGACTCTTCACGGTGGAGATGCTGCTGAAGCTGCTCGCTCTCAGACTCAGG CATTACTTTGTGGACGCCTGGAACTCGTTTGACGCTCTGATCGTGGTCGGCAGCGTCGTTGACATCGTGGTGACTGAGTTCAGC agtGGGGAGGACAGCTCTCGGGTGTCGATCACCTTCTTCCGTCTCTTTCGAGTGATGCGATTGGTCAAGCTGCTGAGTAAAGGAGAGGGGATTCGGACGCTGCTGTGGACATTCATCAAGTCGCTGCAG gcaTTGCCGTATGTCGCTCTGCTCATCGCCATGATCTTCTTCATCTACGCCGTCATCGGGATGCAG acCTTTGGGAAGGTTGCGATGCAGGATCATACTCAGATCAACAGAAACAACAACTTTCAGACATTTCCTCAGGCTGTTCTCCTTCTCTTCAG gtgtgCCACAGGTGAGGCGTGGCAGGAGATCATGTTGGCCAGTCTGCCAGGTAAACGCTGTGACCCCGAGTCAGACTACGAACCAGGAGAAGAGTTCAGCTGCGGCAGCAACTTCGCCATCGTTTATTTCATCAGCTTCTTCATGCTGTGTGCTTTCCTg ATCATTAACCTGTTCGTCGCCGTCATCATGGACAACTTTGACTATCTGACACGTGATTGGTCGATTCTGGGACCACATCATCTGGACGAATTTAAGAGGATCTGGTCTGAATACGATCCAGAGGCCAA GGGTCGTATAAAGCACCTGGACGTCGTGGCTCTGCTCAGGAGGATTCAGCCTCCTCTGGGTTTTGGGAAACTGTGTCCTCACAGAGTGGCCTGTAAG cGCCTCGTAGCGATGAACATGCCTCTGAACAGTGACGGGATGGTGACCTTTAACGCCACGCTCTTCGCTCTGGTTCGCACCGCCCTCAAGATCAAGACTGAAG GTAACCCCGACCAGGAGAACGAGGAGCTGAGGGGGATCATCAAGAAGATCTGGAAGAGGATGAAACCAAAACTCCTGGATGAAGTGATACCACCACATGAAG aggaggaagtgacagTCGGGAAGTTTTATGCGACCTTCCTGATTCAGGATTACTTCAGGAAGTTCaggaagaggaaagagaaaggaAATCTGACGGGAGAGCCAGACGCTACCAACCCGTCTGCTGTccag ctgtGTAAAGCCGGTCTGAAGACTCTGCAGGATCTCGGTCCAGAGATGCGTCTGGCTCTGAACGAGGAcctggaggaagaggatgaggcCATGATGGAGGatgaagagatggaggaggacgcTGCGTATGAG GGTGAAAATGGCTTCGGACCAGAGAAAGATCGCCGAGGCTCCATACTGACCACGCCCACTG GTCCTGGCGGTGTGGTGGGCGATGGCGGCGTGTCTAATGGAGGTCTGGTTCACCGGGTTGGCTCTCTCACCAAGATGCCAAATGGCAGCGAACGTGATGAACATATTCGCCGTGGAGACAACATGAGGTCATCCATCAATCATCACCATCAGCGCCGCCCATCAGTGAGGAACGGTCTGCTGGACCACAAGAGACCGTCATACCACAAATACGCAAG GAGGGACTCAAGGGACAGGTACTGGAGGAACGGAGACATGGAGGCGTACGGAGAGCAGGGTTActacagcagagaggaggacaacGACAGCATCACCTccagagacag ACATTACCCTGAAGAGCCTCCTCTGTACAGAGACCACTACGATGGCCACGCCCCCTACACCAACAGTAGCTATGGTAACGGATACAACGAGGGCAGGAGGACCACCAGGAGACGCCTTCTTCCTGCCACGCCCACAG GTCGGAAGCCATCATTCAACATCCAGTGTCTGAGGAGGCAGGGCAGCAGTGACGACCTGCCCATCCCTGGGACGTACCACCCCACCTCCCCTCCACGCCGCACACgcacacag aCCTTCAGCAGTTACGAGTCTCGTCACTCCTCCGGTCGCTCCTCAGCAGCCTCCTCGGCGTCCTGGGCAAACCCGTGTCCACGGCGTGGTCGCCTCCTCTATGCTCCCCTCATCCTGGTGGAGGAGGAAGGCAGCCCAACttgggggggaggaggaggaggaggaggaggaggagaggtgaagAAGGGAGGAGCAGGAAGAG CTCCTCCTCCGTACAGAGCGTACACCACCCTCAGAGTCCCCTCGCAGCTCGGCGCTCAGCTCACAGAGAAACGAGGCTCAGCCGACAGTCTGGTGGAGGCG GTTCTGATCTCCGAGGGTCTCGGTTTGTACGCCCGGGATCCGAAGTTCGTGGCGTTTGCGAAGCGGGAGATAGCAGACGCCTGTCACATGACGGTGGACGAGATGGAGTCTGCTGCCAGCGACCTGCTCGGCACCGGGAGCCACAGTTTCCTTAGCAGCGTTGCTGCTGACCCCGCCGCGCTCTACAGTGATGAGGAGCCAATCAGGACAGGCCATGACGAGGACGAGCTGGCCGACGAAATGACCTGTGTGACATCATTTTGA